DNA from Thiomicrorhabdus sp. Kp2:
TTACAAAAAGTTAGCGCCACCAATAGGCTATAATTTACGGTTTGCTTTTAGCTAATAAAAATCGAACTAGATAGGGAAACATGCAGTTAATTCGTGGCTTACACAATTTAAAACGATTTGATGCGCATTTAGCCAAGGGATGTGTATTAACCATTGGCAACTTTGATGGCGTGCATTTGGGACATCAGCAGGTTTTACAGGCTGTAAATAGACAAGCTAAAATGTTAGATTTACCGAGTGTAGTGATGATTTTTGAGCCACTGCCGATTGAGTTCTTTGCGCCACAACAAGCCCCTGTGCGTTTAATGAATTTGCGTGAAAAATTGCAAGCGTTTCAACAGACCGATATTGATTATGTGTTGTGTGTACGTTTTAATGCCGATTTTGCCGTTTTAACGGCACAGCAGTTTGTTGATAGGATTTTGCTCCAAGGCCTAAAGGTTAAACATTTGGTGGTTGGCGATGATTTTCGTTTTGGTCAAAAACGTCAAGGTGATTTTGCTTTTTTAAAACAAGCAGGCCTGGTCAATGGGTTTACAGTGACCGATATGCCAACCTTTGGTGTTGATCAACAACGAGTGAGCAGTACACGTATTAGAACCGCTTTATTAAAAGATGGCGCGAGTGAACCAAACTTAGCACAAGCCAAAGCGTTAATGGGCAAAGATTTCAGTTTTAATGGTCGTGTTATTCACGGCCAAAAGCTGGGTAGAACCATTGGCTTTAGAACTTTGAATATCAACCCTAAGCGTTCGCAAATGCCTGTTCAAGGCGTGTTTGCGGTAACGGTAGATGGTATTGCCAATAAGCCGTGGCCAGGTGTGGCTAATTTAGGGTTACGTCCTACCGTGGATGGTGTAAGACCTTCAATTGAAGTGCATCTGTTTAATTGGGATAAAGATGTGTACGGCCAACATGTGCAAATCACATTAGAAGCTTATATAAGACCAGAAATGAAGTTTAATGGTTTAGATGCTTTAAAAGAACAGATTGCCCAAGATGCCCAACAGGCCAAACAGTATTTTAAGCTTTCAGATTTATCTGAAGGTGAATAGATTTTAAATTTTAATTAAGGGTTTTGGATCTTTTCTCCTAACCCTCTCAACTTAGTGAAGTTATCGAATGACAGACTATAAACCGACTTTGAACTTACCTGAAACAGATTTTCCAATGCGAGGAAATCTACCTAACCGTGAGCCTGCGCAAGTAGAAGCCTGGTTATCAGATTCGTTATACCAAACTGTACGTGAACACATGGCAGGTCGCCCAAAGTTTATTTTGCATGATGGGCCTCCGTACGCAAACGGCGATATTCACATTGGTCACGCGGTTAATAAAGTCTTAAAAGACATGATTGTTAAGTCAAAAGGTTTAAGTGGCTTTGACGCGCCATTCGTGCCTGGTTGGGACTGCCACGGTTTACCCATCGAGCTAAATGTTGAGAAAAAGAAAGGTAAAGTTGGCCAAAAAATTGGTGCCACAGAGTTCCGTGAAGAGTGCCGTATTTACGCCCAGAAACAAGTAGAAGGTCAAATGGCTGACTTTCAACGTTTGGGCATCATGGCCGATTGGGAAAACCCATACCTAACCAAAGACTTTAAATTTGAAGCCAATGAAATCCGTGCTTTAGCAAAAATCATTGAAAACGGTCACTTGGTAAAAGGCACAAAGCCAGTTTACTGGTCTGTTGGTGGTCGTTCTGCCTTGGCAGAGGCGGAAGTAGAATATGAAAACAAACGTTCAAAATCGATTGATGTGCGTTTCCCAATCATTGATGAAGAAGCGTTTTTTAAACGTTGTCACCATGTAGAAGATCATACGGGTGAAGGGCCTCTTTCTGTGGTCATTTGGACAACCACACCTTGGACATTACCGGCTAACCAAGCGGTTTCAATCAATCCAGAACTAGAATATTCAGTGGTTCAAGTACAGGGTGAAAACGGTCCAGAACGTCTGTTTTTAGCCGAAGCGATGATTAAAGATTCTATGGATAAATGGGGCTTTGATAAATACAACGTCATCGCTTATGGCCGTGGTGAACAGTTTGACTTGATCCGTTTACAGCACCCGTTTTATGACCGCATTGTGCCGTTAATTCTGGGTGACCACGTTACCACCGAAGCTGGTACAGGTTGTGTACACACCGCGCCTGGTCACGGGGTAGAAGATTTTCAGGTCGGTCTAAAATACGACCTAGAAGTCGATTGCCCAGTCGATGGCAATGGTAACTATGTAGCTGGTACGCCTTTGTTTGAAGGTGAAAACGTGCTTAAAGTCGATGACCACGTGATTGAAGTGCTTAAAGAGCATAAATCCTTAGTGCATATTGAAGTCATTGAACACAGTTATCCGCATTGCTGGCGTACTAAAACGCCGTTGATTTTCCGTGCCACGCCACAATGGTTTATCTCAATGACCGAAGGTGGTTTGCGTGATAAAGCCATGGCCGCGATTCCAAAAGTGGAATGGGTTCCAGAGTGGGGTCAAAACCGTATTGAAGGTATGATTGATGGTCGTCCAGACTGGTGTATTTCACGTCAGCGTTTCTGGGGTGTGCCAATTGCAATCTTTGTGCATAAAGTCACGGGTGAAATGCACCCACGCACCACTGAACTGATGGAAGACGTCGCTAAATTGGTTGAAGAAAAATCAATCGATGCATGGTATGACTTAGATATTGCTTCTTTACTGGGTGATGAAGCCAATGATTATGAGCAAGTAACCGATATCTTAGATGTATGGTTTGATTCAGGTATCTCTCATTTCACCGTATTAGGTCAGCGTGATGAGCTACAAGCGCCTGCCGATTTATACCTTGAAGGGTCAGATCAGCACCGTGGGTGGTTCCAGTCGTCTTTACTAACGGCTCTAGCAACCGATGGTCAAGCACCTTACAAACAAGTATTAACGCATGGTTTTACCGTAGATAAGGACGGTAAAAAAATGTCAAAATCAAAAGGTAACGTGGTTGCCCCGCAGCAAATCGCCAATAAGCTTGGTGCAGATATTTTACGTCTATGGATTTCAGCGGCTGACTACCGTTATGAGATGACCGTTTCAGATGAAATCATCAGCCGTACGGCCGATTCTTATCGTCGTATTCGTAACACGGCACGTTTCTTATTAGCCAATATCAATGGCTTTAACCCAGAAACCGATATGGTCGCTTACCAAGATTTATTGCCATTAGATAAATGGGCAATCGGTCATGCCGCTAAATTGCAAAAAGAGATTATTGAAGCTTACGATAGCTACAATTTCCACAGCATCTATCAAGCCATGACACACTTCTGTTCGGTTGAATTAGGTGCATTCTATTTGGATGTTATCAAAGACCGCCAATACACCTGTAAAACAGAAGGGCTAGCACGTCGTTCGGCACAAACGGCTCTATATCATATTGTAGAAGCCCTAACCCGTTGGATGGCTCCAATCCTAAGTTTTACCGCTGAAGAAATTTGGCAAGCACTTCCAGGTGAACGTACACAGACTATCTTTGTATCAACTTGGTATGAAGGTCTCACTGAGTTAGACGAATCAGCTGAGATGAACTCCGCCTACTGGGAAGAGATGATTGCCGTACGTTCAGCGGTAGCCAAACAGCTAGAGCAGTTACGTGCCGATAAAGTCATTAAAGCCTCTCTAACGGCAGAAGTGACTTTATATTGTGACGATGAAATCTTCAATAAACTTAGCAAACTACAAGACGAACTGCGTTTTGTACTAATTACCTCAGAAGCGACATTAAAATCATTAGCCGATAAATCTGATACAGCGATTGAATCAGAAATGCCAGGCCTATGGATTGATGCGGGTGCTACTGACAAACCAAAATGTGCTCGTTGTTGGCATCACCGTGAAGAAGTAGGGCAAATTGCCGAGCATCCAGAGCTATGTCAGCGTTGTGTGGATAATATTGATGAAATAGGGAAAGGCGAAATCCGCCATTTTGCATAAAACCTGTTGCGAAGCTCAAATACTGCGTTAAAAAAGGCCAAAAACGTGCTCATTTACTACGTGTAAACTGCGCATTTTTGGCCTTTTTTGCCTTGTCTTTAAGCTTCTCACGACGGTTTTATATCAAAATTGAATTTAGCTAATGAATTAAAAAGAGATGAAAATGCCAGAAACAAATTCAACAGCCATAAAAACGGTTTGGTTAGCGGTTTTAGTCATTATTATTGATCAAATAACCAAATACATTGCTGTTAGCAATCTGACCTTTGCAGAACCCGTTGCGGTTATGCCTTATCTAAACTGGACACTGGTTTACAATTACGGTGCGGCGTTTAGCTTTTTGGCGGATATGGGCGGTTGGCAACGTTGGTTTTTTGCAGGCCTAGCTATAGTGGTCAGTGCTATTTTAATGTTTTGGTTATCAAAACTACCCAGCAAAATCACTGCAGAAGTTTGGGGTATTAACCTAGTATTAGGTGGAGCAATTGGTAATGTTATCGACCGCTTTCTAGCAGGGCGAGTCACCGATTTTGTCGATTTCTATATCGGCACTTGGCACTATGCCACTTTTAATGTGGCTGATGTTGCCATCACAGTCGGAGCAGGCCTGTTAATTCTTTCTGAGTTTGTTTTAAAACCAAAGCAAAAGAAGCAAGCAGAAGTCGCTGATTCATAAAGTCAGATTCATAAAGTTAGCTTCAATAATCCAATCATCTCAAAACGACCAACGTCTTACCAGGCCTGGTCGTTTTTTTTAAAAGTTAAGAGTAATTTAATTAGAGTGGAATTCAGTATTTATAATTGTTGAAGTTTTTTGATAAATTGAAGCTAGTTCAGTTGTGGACTCAATAACTTGACTCAAATTATTGCACTTATCGTAAGTAAAAATTCTATACTTATTATTATTTTAATGTAAATTATATTGAAAGTTTTTTACTAGGCCTGAAAAGGCATGTAATACAAGATAACCTATAAAAGTGACAGGCTTTAATTAATACTAAGGCAAATAGTCCTGAAAACATTTTCAATCTAAAATATTCGGGCGAATATGCCTTATACTAAATGTTAACACTACAAAAATATGGACCCATTAATACAAGACTCCAGAAAAATTATCGTAACCTTGGCGAATCTTTTTAAAAGAGAAAAACTTGTGCCTGAATTCCAGGTGCTATCTCAAGGAAAGGCAAATATTGAAGTGAGTGGGTACGATAATTGGAATGGAGGAACAACAATTTATGGAATTTATTGTCGGGTACCATTGGAACTGTATTCAAACATCGAATTAGAAATTCAAGCAATTGAGCAAAGCATAAAAAACAAAGCTGAAACCTTGTTTCGGTCATATCCAGATTCTTGGGTTGGTGAAGTAGTTATATCCCCCGAATTAGCTGACGAAATCCATGGAAAGGCATACAAAATATCACATGAAGAGCTAGTCAAGTTGCTTGAAAGTCAAAAGAGTGTAATGGTCTCAGTGTCTACTGGTGGTGCAAGAATTCAAGATGTAAATACTGAATATCAGTCAAATCTTTCAGAAATTTCTGAAGCCCTTAGAGAAAGAGGGTTGGTAAATCCTAATACATTTAAAGATTTATGGGAGTGGTATGGGAGGTGGAGCGATGGCTCTCTATCTACATACCAATCAAGGAGAGCCTTTTTATCCGAGATGTTCACTCCCATAATTGAAACAATTAAAGGGATGAAATCCGCATCTGTAAATCCAGTATTTGAAGAGCCTACCGGTTGGAACCGGGTAGACCGAAGTATGGGAGAAATTAAGCTCCGCTTGGCTCAAGCAACTACTGAAGAGCAGTATCAAGGTATCGGGTTACTAGCAAGAGAAACCTTAATCTCATTAGCTCAAGCGGTTTACGACCCAGATTTACACCAGCCTACAGACGGTATAGTACCATCCAAAACCGATGCAAAAAGAATGCTTGACTCATACATTTCGTCAGTATTACCTGCTAAAAGTAACGAAAATGTCAGACGTCACGCCAAAGCTTCTCTTGATCTTGCAAACGATCTAACTCATAGACGTACTGCTGATTTTAGATTGGCCGCATTATGTGCAGAATCCATAAATGCGGTGGTGAATATATTATCCATAATCTCAGGGCGTCGAGATCGTGAGTAAAAGTGTTAACAAAACACTCAACCCGACCGCGCTAACGCGCGGCCGGTTAGCTTAAACGTTATGTAGCTTATAAATTACTGAATAGAGAATAAGATGCCGAGAAGACTTACTCAAACTAAACCACATACCCATCAAACTTTAAAGAATATGAGTTATGAAAGTATGGTGATTAGTTGGCTCATGTACGATGGCTGGCAAGTGTTCATCCCCATACTAGATAACGGACATCAAACAGACATATTGATTTCTGACGGACCTAACTATTTTAGAATTCAAATAAAAACCGTTGAAGCTAGTGGAGAAGATCATTCTGTTGAAAATCGCTGGGAGGATATCAATGTAGATTATGTAATTTATTTTGCGAGAAACTCCACATGGGGTTACATATCACCTGCATTTTCAGACAAAAAAAGACCACTAAACCACAATGAACATGTGCGTTTTGAATCCAATAGTCGCACACAATTTTTGAAGGCTCTTCATAAAATATGATAAACCCAAACTACATAACAAAACACTCAAGCCGACTGCGCTGATGCGCAGCCGCTTAGTTCAATTAACTAAAAGGGGTCAAAGCCGTTTTTTCTGGATAAAGTTGATGAATTCACCATTCTCATGCTTACAGTTCCTGGCTGTTTAGTGGACATACCAGGCCTGGTAAAACTCTAATAAATTGATTTTAGTAATTGTTGAGAAGCCTTTTTAATATTTATAGGTCTTTAATTTCATGACTCTGGCTTCCCGTCACTTTTTCTCGTCTCTGCAGCCGAGTTCTTCGGTTGCTGTTCGGCAAAAAGTAACCAAAAAACGAACCCCGCTGACGAAACCGGTTTTACTAAGTTTGTCTGCTGAGATTCCCATAACTCGCTACGCAGGCTTCGCTCAAACAATGGAAATCTTTAACCGCATCCTTCACTAAGTAAAAGAGCGATTCCTTACAGAGGGGAGGCTTTTTCTACGTTAATTCCGTATTTCTATTGTTTAGATTTTCTTGTGCTGTACTTTTTCACCAGGCCTGGTAAGTTCTGTTTTATTCTGTAAAGCCAACCTCAAACGCCAAAATTCCCCTTGGAATAGATTGTGCAAAGTTCTTAACGAAAAGAACGATTAAAAATCCCGACTGTTCGAAGCTGAGCTTGCTCAGCAAGTTGCGGGATTTCAGTGAATGAGTTTTAGAACTTGCCAATATATGGAGCGGGGTGCCCTTTTTCTGGTTACTCTTTTTAGGCAAGTAAAAAGAGTAACGGGAAGCCTAAAAGCCATTATTAAAGGTGTATAAATATCTGTAAAGGCTTATCAATAGCTAAGATAAGTTAAACCTTAAAACCAGTTTGTATGTCCTGTGGCTATCTTTACAGCGTGTGATAAAAGGGGTTAAAGCCACTGCTGACCCACTTTTCACGCTTTCAGAGAATGTCTAAAATCATGGGTTATAAATGGGTGTTTGTATTTGTTTTTGTCCTAGTATTTGGCTTATCTAATCAAGTGTAACGCCATGTAGATAAAATAATCTATTCAAGAACTGTGCTAGAGACTTGAAAAGAAACTCAGTTTTGTTAAGGTTTGAGTAATTTTCCAAAGAGCGCTATCTATGCCTACTTCTGAAACCTCTCGTTTTCAATCTACAATATTACTCCCTGTTTTTATTCCCGCAATTGTGGTGATTTTTTTTACCATTATAGGAACCCTTAGCAACCCTGATTTTGCGGGGGAGCTTTTTTCACAAGCTCAAGCGGAAATTACTCAAAATTTCAGCTGGTTCTATATGCTTGTTGTGGCTATTTTTTTAGTTTTTATTATCTCTATTGCCATTTCGCCTTGGGGAAGAATCAAACTTGGGCCTGATGATTCTGAGCCTGATTACACTTTTACGGCCTGGTTTGCGATGCTGTTTTCGGCAGGTTATGGAATTGCACTGTTGTTTTTTGGGGTGGCCGAGCCTGTACTTCATTATGCTACGCCACCCGAAGGGCCTTCAGAAACCGTTGGGGCTGCTAAAGAAGCGATGCAAATTGCCTTTTTTCATTGGGGGTTTCATATTTGGGCTATTTACGGTTTAGTTGGGCTGGTTTTAGCCTATTTTTCTTTTAGGCATAAATTACCGCTTTCAATGCGATCAACCCTTTACCCTTTAATTGGTGATCGTATTTATGGGCCAATTGGTCATAGCGTAGACACTTTTGCGATTTTGGGTACGGTATTTGGCCTAGCAACCACACTGGGCTTGTCTGTTACTCAAATTAATGCAGGGGTTCACTATTTAATGCCATCTATTCCCAATAATACAACGGTACAAATTGTAGCCATTGCCGTTATTACTGGTTTAGCGACTTTTTCAGTTGTAGCAGGGATGGATAAAGGAATTAAACGGCTTTCTTTACTTAATATTGGCTTGGCGATGGTGTTAATGTTATTTGTTTTTGTCACTGGGCCAACCATCTTTATTTTAGAAACATTTTTGCAAAATACGGGTAGCTATTTAGGCAATATTGTAGAACGTACCTTTAATTTACAGGCCTACTCTTCTAGCGACTGGATTGGTAATTGGACGATCTTTATCTTTGCTTGGACGATTGCTTGGGCGCCATTTGTTGGGCTGTTTATTGCCAAAATCAGTAAAGGTAGAACGATTCGTCAGTTTGTTTTGGGGGTGATGATTGTTCCTACGATGTTTACCTTTTTTTGGTTTTCTGTTTTTGGCGATACGGCTTTGCATTTGATTATGAAAGAGGGTTATCAAAGCTTTATTCAAGCGGTACAAAACGATCACGCCATTGCACTGTTCCAACTGTTTGAACATCTGCCTTTAAGTAGCATTATGTCTGCTTTAGCGGTCTTTTTAATTATTACCTTTTTTGTAACCTCAGCCGATTCAGGGGCTTTAGTGTTAGATTCACTGGCCTCAAATAGTAGCACTGCACCGCCTGTTTGGCAGCGGGTTTTTTGGGCAGTTCTTTTAGGAACTGTGGCGGCTGTTTTGTTATTGGCGGGTGGCTTAAAAGCGCTTCAAACCGCCTCGATTGCCAGTGCTTTGCCGTTTGCTGTGATTATGTTAATTGCCATGGTGGGCATTTGGCGCGCTCTGATTATTGAAAGTAAAAGAGATGTCAGTCTTAAAAATGCGGTGCGTAACAGCGGCAAAACGCTTGAGCAGGATGGAAGCAACTGGAAGGATCGATTATCAAAACTGATTGAGTACCCAGATAAAGAAGAGGTTTCTGAATTTATTAACGATATAGCTTATAAAAGTATGCAAACCGTGCAGTTGGAGCTTAAACGTCGTGGTTGGGAGTCGAGTGTCTATATTGATTCTGACCCGCTTAGAGCACGTATTGAAGTGGTAAAGTCTGAACAAATGCCATTTATTTATGAAGTGCGTTTATGCGAACGAATCATCCCTGGTTTTGCCTTCTCAGAAATACTGTTAGAGCAAGAAAACCAAGCAGAAGAACAGGTGTCGTATTACTATCGAGCAGAAGTTTTTTTAAGAGAAGGTGGCGAAGCTTATGATGTATTTGGTTACAGTCGACATAATATGATTACCGACATACTTAATCATTTTGAGCACTACTTACACAAATTACATCACTCGGCAGAACTGCTCCCTTGGGAAGTTGAACAACGTGAACAGCAGTTAAAACCTAACTTAAATCTCAACGAAGAAGCTTAATGGTTTGTTGAACGAGAGCAAAAATAATCAAACATAAACAAGGTTTTTAAGGAGTGAATGGATGATGTAGCAGGGTTGAGAGAGTTGGCTGTTTAACCGAAAAATGAGCCGTTTTTTGCAGGTAAGCAAGCTCATCGTAATAATGGTTCAGGAGCTGTTTTGGATTGTAGCTACTGGTTTACCAGGCCTGGTAAATGTTCATTTTTTGGGTAAATTTACCCGAGCGACTTTACATCGTATAATCCACATTCTTCTATACTTGGAAAGTTATTATTGTGCTATATCGTCAATCATTTGGTTTTATTGTTCTTGTTGCGGCTTATATTTTATTAATTCCAGGTTTAACCGAGCCCGTTCTTCACCTTACCACAATGCTTGATAAGGGCGAATTGACGGTTTTAGGCAAAGAGGCTATTTTAAACAGTGGCACAATTCCCAATTTTTTAATGCCTGTCACCATGGAGGTGTTAAATCAAATACATGCAACAGGCACGGTGGTCATTCAGGATACCTCTAAGAGTATTTTGGATACAGCTAAAACGTTGTGGCAAGACGGTAATCGGTTAGTGGCGTTTTTGATTGTGTTTTTTAGTGTGTTTGTACCTGCTTTAAAACTGGCTTTATTGGCAAGTTCTTATCTATTTAAACGCTTTGTAAAACACTTAGCATTAAGCAGTGCTCTACTCAGTAAATGGTCAATGGCGGATGTATTTGTAATGGCGTTGATTATTGCCTTTTTGGCGATTAAAGCCAGTTCGGGTAATTCGGCCTTGCTGCAAACCAATATTGAACTTGAAGCGGGCTTTTATTTCTTTTTAGGTTATTGTTTATTGTCGATTTTATCGAGTCAATTATTGGCAAGAGATTTTAGTGCAGAGTCAAAAACACAAAACGATTAAACGTAATCCATGTCTTTTGAAGGTTGGTTGGTAATCGGTGGTTTTTGAGAGGATGATTCAATAATCAGTTTCTTTTCTAAGCGCAAACGATTGGTCAGTTTAGCGAGTCGGCTTTGAACTTTCCAAAACAGGTAGGCTGGTTCATCACAGATGAGTTTATGGTTTGGCGCAGACACAATCAAGTGCGAAGCATCTAACAGGTCTGGCTTCAGATTATGGGTTTGCTTGTCATAATCCTTTGTATCCATTAAATTCCTTGTTACTTACTCTCAGTTTGAACTTGTTGTAGTTTTTCTAACATTTTAACGCTGGCAAATCCATCCGCAGGTAACTTATGTTTGGCTTGAAAATCGCGAAGTGCATTGCGCGTTTTGCTTCCAGCAATGCCATCAGGTTTACCTACGTTATAACCCATCTCATTTAAGAGTGATTGAATCTCTTTGATTTGTGCATAACTCATGCCTTTGTCATCTTTAGGCTTTTGTTTGCTGAGTGGTGGAAGTTTAACGATTCGGTCTGCTAAATGGCCAACCGATAGGGCATATTTATCGGCATTGTTCCAACGTTTAATGACTTTAAAGTTGTCATAGACTAAAAAAGCAGGCCCTTGATAATCACTGGCTAAAAGTAACTTTGCTTGCATATCTTCATTAGGAATTTCTCTACCATCAGCAAGGGTGATGCCGAGTTTCTTCCAGTCATTTAACGGACGTGCTGTTTTGTTATCGGCTAAGGCGTAATCAAAGTCTTTGGGTAGAGCGACTTCACGTCCCCAGTTTTCTTGTGCTTGCCAACCCAGTTGATTTAAGAAGTTACCTGCTGAGTAAAACACGTCTGGCAAGCTATCCCATAAATTGATTTTGCCATCACCATCACCATCTACCGCATATTGCAGGTAGTTAGATGGCATAAATTGGCACTGTCCCATCGCTCCTGCCCAAGAGCCTTTCATCTGTTCTAAAGAGACATGACCTCTATCTAAAATGGTTAAGGCACTCATAAGTTGAGTGCTAAAGAATTTACTGCGGCGTGGATCGTAAGCCAAGGTGGCAAGCGATTCAATAATTGGAAGATTACCCGTATAGCTACCGTAATTGGTTTCTAGCCCCCAAAACGCCACAAGAAAACGACCAGGCACACCGTATTTTTTGGTGACTTCATCTAGTAGGGGTTTATTGGCTTCATAATTTTTTAGACCGTTTTCAACACGACTCTCGCTGACCGCACGGTTAAAGTAGTCAAAAAAAGTTTTAGTGAATTCGGGCTGCTTTTTGTCCGATTCAAGCACTTTTGCATTGAGTTTTACATTCTTAAAGGCTTGGTCAAGCGTTGACTGTGAAATGCCTTCATTATGTGCCTGCTTTTTAAAGTCACTTAGCCAAGCATTAAAGTCCGCTTCGGAGGCTTTAAAAGGCTCTGATTGTGCCTGGCCATTAAGAGAGGTGGCCATAATCAATGAGGCGAATAAAAGTTTAATGTAACGGCTTGTGGTGTTATGCATAGTCAACTTTGGCATTGTTTGCCTAATTTTATGAGTGTTAAACGGTATTCTACCGAAACTATGCAAAAGTTGAAGGCAAAACAGTTTAAAATTAGCAGATATTTTAAAGGCTCTTTTTTTAACGTATTTGTGAATCGAATGCGCAATAAAATAGACCAACAATCAATATGATAATGGATGTTTAATGATGAAATTTTTTGCCACAGCCCCAGGCGGATTAAGTGAGTTGCTAAGAGAAGAGTTAATGTCTTTTGGAGCAACCGAAGTAAAAGCTCAACCGCGTGGTGTGACTTTTGAGGGCGATTTAGAAGTCGCTTACCGAAGTTGTTTGTGGTCACGTTTAGCGAACCGTATTTTTGTTACGGTGTTAGAAGTTGAGCTAGAAACTCAAGAAGAGTTGACCGAGCAAGTTGCCACGGTGGATTGGCAAACTCACATGGATGAATTTGGTTCTTTTGCGGTGTCGTTTTCGGGTAAAGGCATGGGGATTGACCACAGCCATTACGGTGCGTTAAAAATCAAGGATGGAATTGTCGATTACTTTAGAGGCATTACCAATAACCGCCCAAAAGTAAATACTGAAGACCCTGAGTTAAGAGTTCATGGTCATCTTAATCGCAATCAACTCACTTTAAGCATTGATTTAGTGGGCTATAGCTTACATCAACGTGGTTACCGTGAAGGTCAGCAAGTTAAAGCGCCACTTAAAGAGAACGTGGCGGCAGCGTTATTAATGCGTGCAGGTTGGCCAGAAATTGCCAAACAGGGCGGTTGTTTGTATGACCCAATGTGTGGTTCGGGTACGTTTTTGGTAGAAGGTGCCATGATGGCATCTGACCTAGCACCAGGCCTGGCAAAAGTGAATAGAATGTTATTAAATTCTTGGAAATTACATGATGCTAAATTGTGGAATAGCTTAATTGAAGAAGCTAAAGAACGTGAAGCTGAAGGGTTACGTAATTTGCCAGATATTTACGGTTCCGATGCCTCGCATAAGTCATTAGATATTGCTGAAGAGGCCATTCATAATGCGGGTTATTTAGACGCAATTGAAATTAAGCAAATGACCGTAGAGCAAGGTCGTCGTTGGGGCGATTGGCAACCAGGCCTGGTGATTTGTAACCCGCCATATGGTGAGCGTTTAGGTGAAATTGAA
Protein-coding regions in this window:
- a CDS encoding lytic murein transglycosylase, coding for MPKLTMHNTTSRYIKLLFASLIMATSLNGQAQSEPFKASEADFNAWLSDFKKQAHNEGISQSTLDQAFKNVKLNAKVLESDKKQPEFTKTFFDYFNRAVSESRVENGLKNYEANKPLLDEVTKKYGVPGRFLVAFWGLETNYGSYTGNLPIIESLATLAYDPRRSKFFSTQLMSALTILDRGHVSLEQMKGSWAGAMGQCQFMPSNYLQYAVDGDGDGKINLWDSLPDVFYSAGNFLNQLGWQAQENWGREVALPKDFDYALADNKTARPLNDWKKLGITLADGREIPNEDMQAKLLLASDYQGPAFLVYDNFKVIKRWNNADKYALSVGHLADRIVKLPPLSKQKPKDDKGMSYAQIKEIQSLLNEMGYNVGKPDGIAGSKTRNALRDFQAKHKLPADGFASVKMLEKLQQVQTESK